From a region of the Candidatus Manganitrophaceae bacterium genome:
- a CDS encoding type II secretion system F family protein, with amino-acid sequence MATFTWSGRTRQGTVQKGELTAKNKDEVISVLRKQNVLVTSVRKKPTEITIPGFEKKVTDKDIVIFTRQFATMIDAGLPLVQCLEILSDQTENPVLAKTIKEVRLDVEGGATYADSLARHPKVFNQLYVSMVAAGEAGGILDTILNRLAKHIEKAMKLKKQIKSAMVYPITILGVALTVVVILLVFVIPVFAKMFTDFGGSLPRLTQMVIDLSYFLQRNFLYIAGGLFLFSRGLKKYYRTDGGHKALDNLALKIPVVGELIRKASVANFTRTLGTLIASGVPILEGLGIVAKTSGNKVIEHALLDARQSISEGKTISDPLEKSKVFPPMVVQMIAVGETTGALDGMLSKIADFYDDEVDAAVTALTSMLEPMMMVFLGITIGTIVIAMYLPIFEMAAIVG; translated from the coding sequence ATGGCAACATTTACATGGTCGGGAAGGACCAGGCAGGGAACGGTTCAAAAAGGCGAACTGACCGCAAAAAACAAGGACGAAGTCATCAGCGTTCTCAGAAAACAGAATGTTCTCGTCACCTCGGTTCGGAAAAAACCAACAGAAATTACAATCCCTGGCTTTGAGAAGAAGGTAACCGATAAGGACATCGTCATCTTTACCCGACAATTCGCGACCATGATCGATGCCGGGCTCCCCCTGGTCCAATGTCTTGAAATCCTCTCTGATCAAACGGAGAACCCCGTCTTGGCAAAAACAATCAAAGAAGTCCGTCTTGATGTTGAAGGAGGAGCGACCTATGCCGATTCTCTCGCAAGGCATCCTAAGGTCTTTAATCAGCTTTATGTCAGTATGGTGGCTGCCGGTGAGGCGGGAGGGATTCTCGATACCATTCTTAACCGTCTGGCAAAGCATATCGAGAAGGCCATGAAGCTCAAAAAGCAAATCAAATCCGCAATGGTTTATCCCATCACCATTCTCGGAGTGGCGCTCACCGTCGTCGTCATTCTTCTGGTCTTCGTCATTCCGGTCTTTGCAAAAATGTTTACAGATTTCGGAGGTTCTCTGCCAAGACTCACCCAGATGGTCATTGATTTAAGCTATTTTCTGCAGCGGAATTTTTTATACATCGCGGGAGGACTCTTTCTTTTTTCACGTGGTCTTAAGAAGTACTATCGCACAGACGGAGGACATAAGGCCCTAGACAATCTCGCCTTGAAGATCCCCGTGGTTGGTGAACTGATTCGAAAAGCAAGTGTGGCCAATTTTACACGAACCCTGGGCACATTGATTGCAAGCGGGGTTCCCATCCTGGAAGGACTCGGCATTGTGGCAAAAACATCAGGGAACAAGGTCATTGAACACGCATTGCTCGATGCACGCCAAAGCATTAGTGAAGGAAAAACAATTTCAGACCCACTTGAGAAAAGCAAGGTCTTTCCCCCCATGGTCGTCCAGATGATCGCCGTGGGAGAAACGACAGGGGCACTCGACGGCATGCTGAGTAAGATTGCTGATTTTTATGATGATGAAGTCGACGCCGCGGTCACCGCCCTGACCTCCATGCTCGAACCCATGATGATGGTATTTTTGGGGATCACGATTGGAACCATTGTTATTGCCATGTATCTACCTATTTTCGAGATGGCCGCCATCGTCGGATAG
- a CDS encoding PAS domain S-box protein, with protein sequence MDKEGASLAGKIRWLIVFRVVLVTALLGLPLLLNLEALQKGWSIRTFYFLIGSTYFLTILYILALYRKKALLSLAFVQLTIDLLFETSLIAVTGGIQSPFVFLYIITIVSSSIFFRQNGGVLVASGATFLFGTLINLQYFQVPPFQSSGGLTGRDLYYILSLYMITFFTVGILSSRLSKKLHDKEVGFLDLQVFQEVIVQSMPSGLITTDMIGRITSFNRSATEITGFESEDILGKIWWERFSWDDIQDHYHDFETSGTTQRFEGEILNKKGERTLLGVTISALRNEQGKQIGIIGTFQDLTQIRNLEEAIQEKERLATIGEMAAGMAHEIRNPLASLSGSIQVLNKELRLDDEEKTLLRIAVKETERLNTIITQFLLYAKPSPPQRQRVNLHALLSETTKLIKNNPEYNDRINVTLQKSTTPLMILIDPDQIKQVFWNLAINAFQAMPRGGTLSVSARRFSSKKENSFYPPRGTDSGSAVDLDQVEIIFKDTGEGIQKENFNKIFYPFFTTKNSGSGLGLSIVQRVIEEHFGKIEVRSQPGGTSFHILLPLDELASKPVSETAHTISGEVQANNDEPLRIEEPIRSGQDAST encoded by the coding sequence ATGGATAAGGAAGGGGCCAGCCTGGCCGGCAAGATCCGGTGGCTCATCGTATTCCGGGTGGTACTGGTCACTGCCCTGCTCGGGCTGCCGCTCCTGCTCAACCTGGAAGCGCTCCAGAAGGGATGGTCCATCCGCACCTTCTATTTTCTGATCGGGTCGACCTATTTTTTAACCATTCTCTACATCTTAGCACTGTACAGAAAAAAGGCTCTTCTGTCTCTCGCCTTTGTCCAGCTTACAATCGACCTCCTCTTTGAAACATCTCTCATCGCAGTCACCGGAGGGATCCAGAGTCCCTTTGTCTTTCTATACATCATCACGATTGTTTCGAGCAGCATCTTCTTCCGTCAAAATGGGGGTGTTCTGGTGGCCTCGGGTGCCACATTTCTCTTCGGAACCTTGATCAATCTCCAATACTTCCAGGTTCCACCCTTCCAATCTTCAGGCGGGTTAACGGGAAGGGATCTCTATTACATCCTTTCTCTCTACATGATCACCTTTTTTACGGTCGGAATCCTGAGCAGCCGACTTTCTAAAAAACTACATGACAAGGAAGTCGGATTCCTGGACCTGCAGGTCTTCCAGGAAGTCATCGTCCAGAGCATGCCCAGCGGCCTGATTACAACCGATATGATCGGAAGGATTACTTCATTCAACCGATCGGCAACAGAAATAACCGGATTTGAATCTGAAGATATCCTCGGCAAGATCTGGTGGGAACGATTTTCGTGGGATGACATTCAGGACCATTACCACGATTTTGAAACCTCCGGGACGACGCAACGATTTGAGGGAGAGATCCTCAATAAGAAGGGAGAACGCACCTTGCTGGGTGTGACCATCTCCGCACTACGCAATGAACAGGGCAAACAAATCGGGATTATTGGAACCTTTCAAGATTTAACTCAAATCAGAAACCTGGAAGAAGCCATCCAAGAGAAAGAACGTCTGGCGACGATTGGGGAAATGGCTGCGGGGATGGCACACGAAATACGAAATCCCCTCGCATCCTTGAGCGGATCGATTCAAGTGCTTAATAAGGAACTTCGGCTGGATGATGAAGAAAAAACACTCCTCAGGATCGCCGTCAAAGAAACTGAACGGCTGAATACCATCATTACGCAGTTCCTCCTTTACGCAAAGCCCTCGCCTCCACAACGTCAACGGGTCAATCTTCATGCTCTCTTGTCAGAAACAACTAAGCTGATCAAGAACAATCCCGAATATAATGATCGGATTAACGTCACACTGCAAAAAAGTACAACCCCGCTCATGATATTGATTGATCCTGACCAGATAAAACAGGTTTTCTGGAACCTCGCGATTAATGCCTTCCAGGCGATGCCGCGCGGAGGGACGCTGTCCGTTTCGGCCCGACGATTTTCTTCAAAAAAAGAGAACTCGTTTTATCCTCCAAGAGGGACCGACAGCGGAAGTGCAGTCGACCTGGATCAGGTAGAAATTATTTTTAAGGATACCGGAGAAGGCATTCAAAAAGAAAATTTCAATAAAATCTTTTATCCCTTTTTCACAACAAAAAACTCAGGTTCAGGTTTAGGACTTTCAATTGTCCAGCGAGTCATCGAGGAGCATTTCGGAAAGATTGAGGTAAGAAGTCAACCCGGAGGAACCTCTTTTCACATATTATTACCATTGGATGAACTTGCCTCGAAGCCGGTATCAGAAACAGCACATACTATTTCAGGAGAGGTCCAGGCCAACAACGATGAACCCCTTCGCATTGAAGAACCGATCCGCAGCGGTCAGGATGCTTCGACCTGA
- a CDS encoding sigma-54-dependent Fis family transcriptional regulator, translated as MGKILVVDNESSMREFLAIVLSKEGYSVATAEDGKQALKDLEKDSFDLVLTDIRMPKMGGLELLKALKVISPETITVMMTAYASTGTAIEAMKEGAYDYLTKPFQVDEVKLIIKNALERKRLQKENIQLRRELKGQSSFTKIIGRSEKMKKVLDLVMKVADSKSNVLIYGESGTGKELIARAIHYNSGRQHAPLVTVNCGALPEALLESELFGHMKGSFTGAISNKEGLFEIAHGGSIFLDEIGETSLSIQVKLLRVIQEKEFRRVGGSKDIKVDVRIIAATNKKLEKLVEEGRFREDLYYRLDVIPIILPPLRERPEDIPPLVDFFIQKFNRSMEKEIERIDEEAIRLLVNQEWKGNVRELENAIERIIALSSSKVLTTEDFSGCFLKPSQSIPIPASIPQEGLDLEGLIDKLEKELLLKALNETHWVKKKAAKLLQINFRSFRYRLQKHGIKRNKDGTEIVDPEDSEGPTTEEEFTSYPGFD; from the coding sequence ATGGGAAAAATTCTGGTCGTCGATAATGAAAGCAGTATGCGGGAGTTTCTCGCTATTGTCCTGAGCAAGGAAGGATATTCCGTTGCCACGGCAGAAGACGGGAAGCAAGCCCTGAAAGACCTGGAGAAGGATTCCTTTGACCTGGTTCTCACAGATATCAGAATGCCAAAGATGGGTGGTCTGGAACTCCTCAAGGCCTTGAAGGTCATCTCTCCTGAAACCATCACCGTCATGATGACGGCCTATGCCTCAACCGGAACGGCGATTGAAGCCATGAAGGAGGGCGCTTACGACTACTTAACAAAACCCTTCCAGGTTGACGAAGTCAAGCTAATCATCAAAAACGCATTGGAGCGAAAAAGACTCCAGAAAGAAAATATCCAACTTCGGCGTGAATTGAAAGGACAATCGAGCTTTACAAAGATCATTGGAAGAAGTGAAAAAATGAAGAAGGTCCTTGATCTGGTTATGAAAGTCGCTGACAGTAAAAGTAATGTCCTGATCTATGGCGAATCCGGAACGGGAAAGGAATTGATTGCACGGGCCATCCATTACAATAGCGGGAGGCAGCATGCTCCCCTGGTGACTGTCAATTGCGGTGCACTCCCTGAAGCACTTCTGGAAAGCGAACTGTTCGGCCATATGAAGGGGTCTTTTACCGGGGCCATCAGCAATAAGGAAGGGCTCTTTGAGATCGCCCATGGAGGGAGTATCTTTCTTGATGAGATTGGAGAAACCTCCTTATCTATCCAGGTAAAACTATTACGTGTGATTCAGGAAAAGGAGTTTCGACGCGTTGGAGGAAGCAAGGACATCAAAGTTGACGTTCGAATTATTGCCGCAACAAATAAAAAGCTCGAAAAGCTGGTCGAAGAGGGCCGGTTTCGTGAAGATCTTTATTATCGTCTTGATGTGATCCCCATCATTCTTCCACCCTTGCGCGAGAGACCCGAAGATATCCCGCCTCTTGTCGATTTTTTCATTCAGAAATTCAATCGGAGCATGGAAAAGGAGATTGAGAGGATAGACGAAGAAGCGATACGCCTCTTGGTCAACCAGGAATGGAAAGGAAACGTCCGGGAGCTTGAAAACGCCATTGAACGAATCATAGCACTGTCATCCAGTAAGGTCTTAACAACGGAAGACTTCAGTGGCTGTTTCCTGAAACCCTCTCAATCGATTCCGATCCCAGCATCAATCCCCCAGGAAGGTCTTGACCTGGAAGGCCTGATCGACAAGCTTGAGAAGGAACTTCTCCTAAAAGCGCTAAACGAAACGCACTGGGTAAAAAAAAAAGCGGCAAAACTTCTCCAAATTAATTTCCGTTCCTTTCGCTATCGACTACAAAAGCACGGCATCAAACGGAATAAAGATGGGACTGAAATAGTCGACCCGGAAGATTCGGAAGGTCCGACTACAGAGGAAGAATTCACGTCATATCCAGGCTTTGATTAA
- the ispE gene encoding 4-(cytidine 5'-diphospho)-2-C-methyl-D-erythritol kinase yields MGALNRYRSITIKAPAKINLYLKVRNKRKDGYHNLCSLMQMVGLYDHLTFQEAPTGIRLYIENSPLSSGQDNLVVQAAETLQKELQRSQKGRRKGVKITLIKNIPVSAGMGGGSSDAAATLLGLNRLWSLHWSRKKLAKIGEGLGSDLPFFFHGPTAWVTERGEEVEKVNAVFNGWAVLVNPGMSVSTAEVFEDFSKTFVLTNKKSNISIKKLNIQKPAIEEVFLRPYNDLEKITLQKLPVLLAIKKRLKTLGGTGVLMSGSGPTLFGLFPEYAAAKKAAGVMKEQSSLQVWVTKVLKRVPF; encoded by the coding sequence ATGGGCGCGCTGAATCGTTACAGAAGTATCACCATTAAGGCACCTGCCAAGATAAATCTTTATCTCAAGGTAAGAAATAAACGAAAGGATGGCTACCATAATCTTTGTTCCCTGATGCAGATGGTCGGGCTCTATGACCATCTCACCTTTCAGGAAGCACCCACCGGGATTCGTTTGTATATTGAAAATTCCCCTCTTTCATCCGGCCAGGATAATCTCGTCGTACAAGCAGCCGAAACCCTTCAGAAAGAATTACAAAGAAGCCAAAAGGGAAGAAGAAAAGGGGTAAAGATCACCTTAATTAAAAACATCCCGGTTTCTGCAGGAATGGGAGGGGGAAGCAGTGATGCAGCAGCAACTCTGCTTGGTCTCAACCGCCTCTGGTCACTTCATTGGTCCCGGAAAAAGCTGGCAAAGATTGGAGAAGGCTTGGGGAGTGATCTCCCCTTCTTCTTTCATGGTCCGACGGCCTGGGTCACCGAAAGAGGAGAAGAAGTCGAAAAGGTGAATGCCGTCTTTAATGGGTGGGCGGTTCTGGTCAATCCTGGTATGTCGGTCTCAACCGCCGAAGTTTTTGAGGACTTTTCAAAGACATTCGTGTTGACAAACAAGAAATCAAATATTAGTATTAAGAAACTAAACATCCAAAAACCAGCAATAGAGGAAGTATTTCTTAGGCCTTACAACGACTTAGAAAAAATAACCCTACAGAAACTGCCGGTATTGCTTGCCATTAAAAAGAGACTGAAGACCCTTGGCGGAACAGGGGTTCTGATGTCCGGAAGTGGCCCAACCCTCTTTGGCCTCTTTCCAGAATATGCAGCGGCGAAGAAAGCTGCCGGCGTCATGAAAGAACAGTCCTCATTGCAGGTTTGGGTGACAAAGGTGTTAAAACGCGTGCCCTTTTAA
- a CDS encoding GGDEF domain-containing protein, whose amino-acid sequence MSKKVTCVSSEVTLNEVIRLMRQEDCPCLIVAEKNMPVGVITERDLFPVLADRIDQPDSEILCASEIMSSPPVVLNLSATLFKALAIARSRIIRHFPVVNTGGEVVGLVTETDLVRAHFRVIESQREIIERAVITRTEELQKANYELKELALEDVSLGIGNRRAMEVDLQHTHETVLRYNRSYSVVLFDIDYFKEYNDSYGKSEGDNALREVACYLKGLIRQADRLYRYEDATFLLLLPETACEQADVLARRIIGSLADLAIPNCESPLKILTLSGGTASEEFGMAGKNSWEEVISEAARGLTRAKLNGRNQIEAEKREVNAGMAEGEA is encoded by the coding sequence ATGTCAAAGAAGGTCACCTGCGTCAGTTCTGAGGTAACACTGAACGAGGTGATTCGCTTGATGCGTCAGGAGGATTGTCCCTGTCTGATCGTGGCGGAAAAGAATATGCCGGTCGGGGTCATCACGGAACGGGATTTGTTCCCCGTCTTGGCTGACCGAATCGATCAACCGGATTCTGAGATCCTTTGCGCTTCCGAAATAATGTCCTCGCCTCCTGTGGTACTCAATCTGAGTGCCACTCTTTTTAAGGCGCTTGCCATCGCCCGCAGCAGAATCATTCGCCACTTCCCCGTGGTGAACACGGGAGGCGAAGTTGTGGGTCTTGTGACGGAGACTGATCTGGTCCGGGCTCATTTCCGGGTGATTGAATCACAGCGTGAGATCATAGAGCGTGCGGTGATCACACGAACAGAGGAATTACAAAAGGCCAATTACGAGCTCAAGGAACTTGCGCTGGAAGATGTCTCCCTTGGGATCGGAAATCGCCGTGCCATGGAGGTTGACTTACAGCATACCCATGAGACCGTCTTGCGCTATAATCGATCTTACTCGGTCGTTCTCTTTGATATAGATTATTTTAAGGAATACAATGACAGCTACGGGAAGTCGGAGGGAGATAATGCCCTCAGAGAGGTGGCATGCTATCTCAAGGGCCTGATTCGTCAGGCGGATCGTCTCTATCGGTATGAGGATGCAACCTTCCTGCTTCTTCTTCCGGAGACGGCGTGTGAGCAGGCCGATGTTCTGGCACGGCGTATCATTGGAAGCCTTGCCGACCTGGCAATACCCAATTGTGAAAGCCCCCTCAAGATTCTTACCCTCAGCGGTGGCACTGCCTCTGAGGAGTTCGGAATGGCCGGGAAAAATTCATGGGAAGAGGTCATTTCCGAGGCGGCCCGAGGCTTAACCCGGGCGAAGCTTAACGGCAGGAACCAGATCGAAGCCGAGAAGCGAGAGGTAAACGCCGGGATGGCGGAGGGAGAGGCCTGA
- a CDS encoding alpha/beta fold hydrolase, with amino-acid sequence MFSETLKLPVRRERWETPDDDFLDLDFFDPSSSNRDLYQSPTILLLHGLEGSSRAEYILGMLRHVYRMGWRGVALNFRSCSGEINRQERFYHSGETSDLDWVVGRLHQLRPESPLFIVGFSLGGNVLLKWLGENGETCNPRVRAAVAISVPFDLELAAHRVDQGVSQIYGRIFLKTLKQKALLKERRYRGLVDPDVVKRITSFAEFDDKVTAPIHHFKSGLDYWSRNSSKKFLSSIRLQTLIIHAEDDPFLPGPFLPTEIIIQSKWLEADISPAGGHVGFVQGKWPWKAMYWAETRTMNFLSSFVEPLIS; translated from the coding sequence CTGTTTAGTGAGACCTTAAAGCTCCCGGTGAGGCGGGAGCGGTGGGAGACGCCGGATGATGATTTTCTTGATCTGGACTTCTTTGATCCATCTTCTTCAAACCGTGATCTGTATCAGTCTCCGACCATTCTCTTGCTCCATGGTCTGGAGGGTTCTTCCAGGGCGGAGTACATCCTGGGAATGCTTCGACATGTCTATCGGATGGGTTGGCGGGGCGTGGCGCTTAATTTTAGGTCTTGTTCCGGGGAGATCAATCGCCAGGAACGTTTCTATCACTCCGGGGAGACAAGTGATCTGGATTGGGTCGTTGGACGCTTGCATCAACTCCGGCCGGAAAGTCCTCTCTTTATTGTTGGATTTTCATTAGGGGGGAATGTTCTCTTAAAATGGCTGGGAGAAAACGGGGAGACCTGCAATCCAAGGGTTCGGGCGGCCGTGGCGATTTCAGTCCCGTTTGATCTGGAACTTGCAGCCCATCGGGTCGATCAGGGCGTCAGCCAGATCTATGGGAGGATCTTTTTAAAAACGCTCAAACAAAAAGCCCTGCTCAAAGAAAGGCGGTATCGGGGTCTGGTTGATCCTGATGTGGTCAAGAGGATCACATCATTCGCTGAATTTGATGACAAGGTGACAGCGCCCATTCACCACTTCAAAAGTGGGCTTGATTACTGGAGCCGGAACAGCTCAAAAAAGTTTCTCTCCAGTATCCGGCTCCAGACCTTGATTATCCATGCGGAAGACGATCCCTTCCTGCCGGGTCCCTTCCTCCCGACAGAGATCATTATTCAATCAAAATGGCTGGAGGCAGATATTTCCCCTGCGGGAGGACATGTCGGGTTTGTGCAGGGGAAATGGCCTTGGAAGGCAATGTACTGGGCTGAAACCCGGACCATGAACTTTCTTTCCTCTTTTGTTGAGCCACTCATATCTTGA
- a CDS encoding cytoplasmic protein produces MEKSYDQLSASLLYCNKCGRAMPVREKLLLILPDGELFDYLCQGCGSSVGSKTEKTLSKAAVVTSREISNFP; encoded by the coding sequence ATGGAGAAGAGCTACGACCAGCTTAGCGCATCGCTCCTCTACTGCAATAAATGTGGCCGGGCGATGCCGGTCCGGGAAAAGCTCCTCCTCATCCTCCCGGATGGAGAGCTTTTCGATTATCTGTGCCAGGGATGCGGAAGCTCTGTCGGTTCTAAAACGGAAAAGACATTGTCGAAGGCAGCAGTGGTAACATCTCGTGAGATCTCGAACTTTCCGTAG
- the thiL gene encoding thiamine-phosphate kinase has translation MGLQEIGEFGFIRRIRKKFPLSSTVPIGIGDDTAAIVPSGNKYLLLTTDSLLESIHFDLSFSSFYQIGYKAVSVNISDVAAMGGTPRYFLISLGLNKRVDVGDLDRLYGGIRKGARETETELIGGNTAFSKGPFFISLTMVGDVPRKEVVKRSGAKAGDALYVTGTLGEASAGLEMLKKEISPKLFPRLVRRYQTPQARWREGSLLARKAIPSAMIDLSDGLVSDLNHLAEESGVGAELDLKAIPITPSLRRFAHQAGRNPLEYALRGGEDYELLFSVPPKKIRKLESLLQDRLIRATRIGTITRRGLFVRSEGKLQRIEPHGYDHFRSP, from the coding sequence ATGGGTCTTCAAGAGATCGGTGAGTTTGGCTTCATCAGAAGGATCAGAAAGAAGTTCCCTCTTTCCTCGACGGTCCCCATCGGAATCGGTGACGACACAGCCGCCATTGTCCCTTCTGGAAATAAGTATCTCCTCTTAACGACGGACAGTTTACTCGAAAGCATTCACTTTGATCTCTCGTTTTCAAGTTTTTATCAGATCGGTTATAAGGCGGTCTCCGTCAATATCAGCGATGTCGCGGCAATGGGCGGGACCCCCCGTTATTTCCTCATCTCCCTTGGTTTGAACAAGCGGGTCGACGTGGGGGATCTGGATCGTCTCTATGGGGGGATTCGAAAGGGGGCGAGAGAAACGGAGACAGAACTCATCGGGGGGAATACCGCTTTCTCGAAAGGCCCTTTCTTCATCTCGCTGACGATGGTTGGCGACGTTCCCCGGAAAGAAGTTGTGAAGCGGAGTGGGGCGAAGGCGGGAGATGCCCTCTATGTCACAGGGACTCTCGGAGAAGCTTCGGCCGGTCTGGAAATGCTCAAGAAGGAAATCTCACCGAAATTGTTCCCACGATTGGTGCGTCGGTACCAGACCCCGCAGGCACGCTGGCGTGAGGGGAGCCTTTTGGCCAGAAAGGCGATTCCTTCGGCCATGATCGATCTCTCCGACGGTCTTGTGTCTGACCTGAATCATCTGGCAGAAGAGAGTGGTGTGGGGGCAGAACTCGATCTGAAGGCGATCCCGATCACCCCTTCGCTCAGGCGGTTTGCTCACCAGGCGGGGAGGAATCCTTTAGAATATGCCCTCCGTGGAGGTGAAGACTACGAGTTGCTCTTTTCCGTTCCCCCAAAAAAAATCAGGAAATTGGAGAGTCTCCTCCAGGATAGATTGATTCGTGCAACAAGAATCGGTACCATTACGAGGCGGGGGCTGTTTGTCAGGAGTGAGGGGAAGTTGCAGCGAATTGAGCCGCATGGGTATGATCATTTTAGGAGCCCCTGA
- the lon gene encoding endopeptidase La, translated as MVLPLFVGREASIKAIEKAVSGNKMVFLSAQKSLEVEIPKPEEIYSMGTVGTIVRMLKLSDGRVKILVQGLVKARIESFASLTPYYQVKIKKVVERKKAKPSLEVEASTRMVKEQVEKTIAFGKLLVPDVISLIENLEDPGRLSDLVVSNLGLKVPIAQEVLETLDPVERLRKVSDILAKELDVLSMQQKIQTEAKGEMDKTQREYFLREQLKAIQKELGETDERAEEIQEFRTKISEAKMPEKVMKEAEKQLKRLERMHPDAAEASTVRTYLEWMVELPWSITTKDTLDTIAAKKVLDADHYDLEKVKERILEYLAVRKLNEKTKGPVLCFVGPPGVGKTSLGKSIARSLGREFVRVSLGGIRDEAEIRGHRRTYVGSLPGRIIQGMKQGGTSNPVFMMDEIDKVGMDFRGDPSSALLEVLDPEQNNSFSDHYLGVPFDLSKVMFITTANQIDPIPAPLRDRMEIIDIAGYTTEEKVGIARNFIIPRQITDHGTPLKKVQFSNAAIAHIVTQYTREAGVRQLEREVARVLRKIARRMAEGEKKQFKITPKNVDNFLGIPKFLPEAEEEKDEVGLATGMAWTPTGGDIIRVEATIMKGKGGLILTGSLGDVMKESAQAALSYIRSKEKTLKINADVFSENDIHIHVPSGAIPKDGPSAGITMASALASVFTGRPLRHEVSMTGEVTLRGRILPVGGLKEKILAAKRAGIKTIIIPKRNEKDIDEVPRHLQRGLKFVFADHMDTVLKTALRGVPASKKQKSRKKK; from the coding sequence ATGGTTCTTCCGCTCTTTGTTGGGAGAGAGGCCTCAATCAAGGCTATAGAGAAGGCGGTTTCCGGGAATAAAATGGTATTTCTTTCCGCACAGAAATCACTGGAAGTCGAGATCCCGAAACCGGAAGAGATCTATTCGATGGGAACGGTCGGGACAATTGTTCGCATGCTGAAGCTCTCGGACGGAAGGGTGAAGATTCTGGTCCAGGGACTGGTGAAGGCCAGAATTGAATCTTTTGCCAGCCTTACCCCGTATTACCAGGTCAAAATTAAGAAGGTTGTTGAACGGAAGAAGGCGAAACCTTCCCTTGAGGTGGAAGCGTCAACCCGGATGGTCAAAGAGCAGGTGGAGAAGACGATTGCCTTTGGAAAACTTCTGGTTCCCGATGTGATTTCCCTGATTGAAAATCTTGAGGATCCCGGTCGTTTATCCGACCTGGTTGTCTCAAATCTGGGGCTAAAGGTCCCCATCGCACAGGAGGTTTTGGAGACCCTCGACCCTGTTGAGCGGCTTCGTAAGGTGAGCGATATCCTGGCAAAAGAACTAGATGTCCTTTCGATGCAGCAGAAGATTCAGACAGAAGCAAAAGGTGAGATGGACAAGACCCAGCGGGAGTATTTCCTGAGAGAGCAGTTGAAGGCGATCCAAAAAGAACTCGGTGAGACAGATGAACGGGCGGAGGAGATTCAGGAGTTTCGCACCAAGATTTCCGAGGCGAAGATGCCGGAAAAAGTGATGAAGGAGGCGGAAAAACAGCTCAAACGTTTGGAGCGGATGCACCCTGATGCGGCAGAGGCTTCTACAGTCCGCACCTACCTTGAGTGGATGGTAGAACTCCCGTGGAGCATCACGACAAAAGACACTCTCGATACGATTGCCGCAAAAAAGGTCCTGGATGCAGACCACTACGATCTGGAAAAGGTGAAAGAGCGGATCCTAGAATATCTTGCTGTCCGGAAGCTAAATGAAAAAACGAAAGGGCCGGTCCTCTGTTTTGTCGGTCCTCCCGGTGTGGGAAAGACCTCGCTGGGGAAATCAATCGCGCGTTCCCTTGGGCGAGAGTTTGTCAGGGTTTCCCTGGGAGGAATTCGGGATGAAGCCGAAATTCGGGGGCATCGCCGGACCTATGTAGGATCATTGCCGGGCCGCATCATCCAGGGGATGAAGCAGGGGGGCACGAGCAACCCGGTCTTCATGATGGATGAGATTGATAAGGTCGGGATGGATTTTCGTGGAGACCCTTCCTCCGCCTTGCTGGAGGTCCTGGACCCGGAGCAAAACAATAGCTTCTCAGATCACTACCTCGGAGTTCCCTTTGATCTTTCCAAGGTCATGTTCATCACGACCGCGAATCAGATCGACCCCATTCCTGCGCCTTTACGTGACCGGATGGAGATTATTGATATCGCCGGATATACAACCGAAGAAAAGGTTGGCATTGCGCGGAATTTTATTATCCCTCGCCAGATCACCGACCATGGAACCCCGCTTAAAAAAGTACAATTCAGCAATGCCGCCATCGCACATATTGTCACGCAATACACACGCGAAGCGGGCGTTCGTCAATTGGAACGGGAAGTAGCCCGGGTCCTTCGAAAAATCGCGCGACGCATGGCCGAAGGGGAAAAGAAGCAGTTCAAAATTACGCCGAAAAATGTTGATAATTTTCTCGGTATCCCCAAGTTTCTTCCGGAAGCGGAAGAGGAAAAGGATGAAGTCGGCCTTGCAACCGGTATGGCGTGGACGCCGACCGGTGGGGATATCATCCGCGTCGAAGCAACCATCATGAAAGGGAAAGGTGGGCTGATCCTCACTGGCTCTCTTGGAGATGTGATGAAAGAATCGGCCCAGGCCGCACTATCCTATATTCGATCTAAAGAAAAAACGCTTAAAATCAATGCTGATGTTTTTTCGGAAAATGATATACATATCCATGTCCCCTCGGGTGCTATTCCAAAAGATGGCCCTTCAGCCGGAATCACAATGGCCAGCGCTCTTGCTTCGGTGTTTACGGGAAGACCGCTCCGCCATGAGGTTTCAATGACTGGAGAAGTGACCCTCCGTGGCCGGATTCTCCCGGTGGGCGGATTGAAGGAGAAGATCCTTGCGGCAAAGCGGGCCGGGATCAAAACGATTATTATTCCAAAGCGAAATGAAAAGGATATCGACGAGGTTCCCCGGCATCTCCAGCGAGGTCTCAAGTTTGTTTTTGCAGATCACATGGATACCGTCCTCAAAACGGCATTACGCGGAGTACCCGCTTCAAAAAAACAAAAATCCCGAAAGAAGAAGTAA